A window of Macrotis lagotis isolate mMagLag1 chromosome 1, bilby.v1.9.chrom.fasta, whole genome shotgun sequence genomic DNA:
AGGTTCATTCTCAATATCTCAAAAAGTAGAATGAGAGTAGTAGACAGAACTTGAAAAGTTATATTTTAGCCCAACAGTTAAGGTGAGACCAAACCcagaatgaaatgatttgcctaagaaaGATAAGTTCCTTTCCATGGAAGTATTCCAAAAAAGTTAAGATGTTCACTGGCTAGCTATATTTTTCTGCCTAGATTTTTTTGTTCAACTAAGTTTTGCTCTAGGTGTCCTATAAGATCCCAGCTATTTCTGTGTGATTTTCTTATTGCCATTGAAGAGTTTAAGACACAAAtaattccagtcaaactggatgCCTGTGAGAATATTCCTATCATATCCATATCATTTTTTTGATCCCTCTGCTTCATAGTTTTGATGTTTCAAGTAAATCAGAGGTGGCATTTCATAGACattcagagacagagataagaagTATAAATTCTTCCTGTCACTGGAAAGTTAGAGATTCCTCTTTTCAATGTATTTAGATAAATGTATTTTCATCTCAtgttcctctcatttctctttcccagtAGAAAAGTCAGCCCCATGGTACAGGAAAACCAGACACAATTCACTGACTTCATTCTCCTGTTATTTTCTGAGGAACCAAATCAGGAAGGTATTCTCTTTGGACTGTTTTTGAGCATGTACTTGGTCACAGTTGTTGGAAATCTGCTCATCATGTTTGTGGTTGGCTCTGACTCTCATCTCCACACCCCCATGTACTTCTTACTTTTCAATTTGTCCTTTGTGGATACCTGTGTGGTGACCACCACAGTCCCAAAGATGTTGGTGAGCTTCAGGACATTAAACAAGGCCATCCCCTATGCTGATTGTCTTACCCAGATGTTCTTCTTCATACTTTTTGCTGGCATagataatttcctcctcacttcaATGGCCTATGACCGTTTTGTGGCTATATGTCACCCTCTACGCTATGCAGTAATGATGAGCTTTTGGTTCTGTGGCTTTCTAGTGATACTGTCATGGTCACTGGCATTTCTAAACTCCTTTCTTCTCAGTGTAATGGTAACACGTCTCTCATTTTGTACCAACCAGCAGATTCATCACTTCTTTTGTGATCTTCCTGAGATTATGAAGCTTTCTTGTTCTGACACCATCATCAATTATATtgtgctgtattttgtttctgGACTCCTGGGTTTTATCCCTCTTGTGGCAATCCTTTACTCTTATATTCAGATTGTTTCTTCCATTATAAAAATCCCATCTACTCAGGGTAAGTATAAAGCCTTTTCTACTTGTGGATCTCACCTCTGtgttgtttccttattttatggCACAATATTTGGAGTATATTTGACATCTTCATTTACCAACACTTCCTGGAAGAGCACAGTTGTTTCAGCTTTATATGCTgtcgtcacccccatgttgaaCCCCTTTATCTATACATTAAGAAATAAGGACATAAAAGGTTCCCTTAATAGACTCATGAGCAGAAAAACCTCTTCTCAGTGATGGGGATGACTCCTGGTATTTTGATAAGAAACAGGTACTTTTGGGAGAATTATTGAGAGGCAAAATGTTAAACCTCTCAATCTGTTCCCCTTTTAAATCTAGCCTCTATTTAGTCATTAAGGAGTCATTAAAATTTAGTCATTAAAGAGTCATTGGAAAAATGCCTCTATAATTTCATTACCTAAAATCTTCTTTTTGTTCCTGTCATCTGGTCTAATCAATGAATGATGGGACTTTTTTTGACTCCAAAATCAAGCACAAAATTCCATTTGACATTCAAATCCCTTCTTATCCTAATTCTTTTATTCGTTTCCAGTCTTCTAAAACCCTTATCTATCCCAAATAATTAGCTCAAGTGACACTACACTCTTTGGCTTCCATGAATGAGAACCTCCATTTCTTGGCTATTGTCTTTTTCTAAGACAGTTCCTCAGATCTAGAATCCTCCTTCTATGAAGCTACAACTAAtgacttcttttctttgttctaagtctcaaatataaaaaaagtcatttatacatgaaacatttgaaaaatatcttatATCTAGTCCcctctttctcttaatttttattaCTGTTAAATGTTCCatatatatgtttgcatttaTGTATGCAAgtatacatgtatgcatgaaTCTTCACACACTCTCTTCCAGTAGAAGATCCTTGATATCAGGGGCAggattttttgtttaatttttgatACATTAAACTTAAGCAGAGACCCAGGTACATAGtgagtccttaataaatgtttggtgatgAATCTCAGGCTTTCTCTATTATTGCTTCAATCTGTTCTTATTGACTATAAAATCTTCACTTTATTATTAGTGTTGAAACCATCATTACAACTATTTCAATACCTCCtatttacacaaaaatattttcgGGTGGAAAAAGTGACATAAATCAAgagaccaggggcagctaggtggtatagtggataaagcaccggccttggggtcaggagtacctggattcaaatctggtatctgagacttaataattacctagctgtgtggccttgggcaagccacttaacctcatttgccttccaaaaacctaaaaaaaaaatcaagagacaaAAACAGAATTTCATTCTCAATGTGACATTTAAAAACTGTGCCTTTGACAAAGCAATCTCATAtctttattattcaattttatcatttctctatTTGGAAATGGAAGATCTGTCCTTAGTTCCTGCATTTTTTCACTCTTTATGAGGACAAATATTCTCAATGAAATTATCTCctaaattgtgaaatattttatgacCTATAGTAATGAAAGAACAACTAGTGAAAATTCATTGTGGGATTTCATCATGGGGGGTCTAGTTCATGATTCTTCTGAATTAAATATGTCATCACTTTAAATTAATATGGTTAGAGTAGGGCAAAGTATTGTAACGTAGGACAAAGACTTTCCTATTGGGCCTCTTTACCTTTTCCCTTTATAAATagtcttttttagttttgttgggcCTGGCAGAACTGAAGTTCTGATTACATAGCCATTGAGAAACTATATGCATCTTCTTTCGATGATGACACATATATATAAGTACATATGTTCAACGTCCAATTGTTTTCGTGatctttttataattattaactgtaTACATACGTCTTACCATTTCAAGACTTTTTCTAAGATGTTACACTGACTCCATATTATACAtagaatgatattttaatttctcaGCCCTTTAAAACACTACATATTGGTCTTATTTCATGAAACTTCCCAAGAAACGCAGCATTCCAATCAAAACCACCTATATGTAATGATACTCCTtaaaagtctttctcccaagcaTGGAACAGAGGGGAGCCCTTTTGTATCTCTGTATCATCAATTCCAAGACCACTGTCTGACTGAGTTAATGTACTAATTTCAATACTTCATAATATCCTCAATAATTATTGTCATGGCCCATTCCCACAAAATTAACTGCataatatttacttatctgtatacAATACATCTTGAATTTTCAATGGCCTCATAGAATTTAAAGTCTTAGAGCAGAAAGACTGTCTCATACTAGCTTATCTATTCAATGTACTTAATCCCTGGGAAAATGTAGTCTTTTAATGAATGATTGACTGTTTAATATGAATTGataaattattactattgtttattaaataaaaaatgccCTTGAAAGTAATTGAGCATTTATCATTTGCTTGATACAGAGAAATtgtacccccccccaaattggCCATTTTCACTATTTGACTAACTCCTTTCCTTGTGTGAAGTATCTTCATTAAACTGAgtggaaaaaataggaacaacAGAAATTGAAACACATAGAAGTTCACAGACTTACTcaagaaagaatgagaataatTTCTTCAGAGTTCAGATCAAAACTGCAAAACCTTTGGTGGCTTGCAGGATCAATGGGAGATATTAATTCGAAAAGATAAACTTGGTCTCTACTGTTTTCATGAAACTTGATAGGATAAAATCCATGGATAAAATATACTTCTGAAAATGAGAACcaggtttctttttaaaaagcagtatttggaaaattatagtgttggaatatttttgtgtattacAATAGCCTGTGGTAAAAAATCAAGGTTTCAGCATCAAGATGCAAGGTCGATAAAAGGGTAGAGCCAGGATGAAAGAGAGAAACCAGAAACTTTCTTTATCAAAAGTATAACTgagaagagccaagatggtgactgGAGAAGAggttctcttaggtgctctctttcaaaacttataacataaggactctaaattttgagagatagaaaccacagaaggatccagtgaggtaattctcccTGCCAAGGGAACATGAAAAGTAGTGGAAAGGCTCAGCAACAAGGGGTTAGAGGTGCT
This region includes:
- the LOC141492660 gene encoding olfactory receptor 7D4-like encodes the protein MVQENQTQFTDFILLLFSEEPNQEGILFGLFLSMYLVTVVGNLLIMFVVGSDSHLHTPMYFLLFNLSFVDTCVVTTTVPKMLVSFRTLNKAIPYADCLTQMFFFILFAGIDNFLLTSMAYDRFVAICHPLRYAVMMSFWFCGFLVILSWSLAFLNSFLLSVMVTRLSFCTNQQIHHFFCDLPEIMKLSCSDTIINYIVLYFVSGLLGFIPLVAILYSYIQIVSSIIKIPSTQGKYKAFSTCGSHLCVVSLFYGTIFGVYLTSSFTNTSWKSTVVSALYAVVTPMLNPFIYTLRNKDIKGSLNRLMSRKTSSQ